The genome window tattattttgtctgtaaaaCTTCTGAAAATATTGACACAACCGTCACAATAAAGCACAATTCCAACTGATCATATACAaatttaattgattaaaataGTTTGAGGAAAAATAGCAAATCATCACACTGGAGAAGCTGGAAACCTGTGTGTAAATTACTTAAACGAttatcaaatacaaatcttCAAATCTCAAAGCTGTCTGATTGGCCTAAACATAGGACAATAAATagcacaatatttccctctggagTGGAGTAaaatagaaagagaaaagaaaatactcacGTTAAATACCTTACTTGAGTTAATGAATATTATCATAGATATGAAGGCTTGAAAGGGGCTTAAAATATACGTTGATTTGTAGTTAATGAATATTAAGTGGGCCTACCTGTATCAACATGTAGATAAACCGTGTTATTTTAATATCTGTTCATTGCAGTACCCATAAAAATACAGTAGAGGGCAGCAAAACCTCGGCTGGACTGTTTGCAGACAAGCTCAATCGACCCCGGAGCACCAGTTCTTTCCAAGGACTGCTAATCAATCATCGATTAATATATTCATCATCGCAACCATGTCAGACGCGAAGCAGATCATGGCACAGAAAAGGTAAATGACTACATTTGATCAGCGTTACATTTTCATGCCATGAGATCGTTGTTGAGCAGGTGTGGCCCcaaagaaatataaatgtgtttcatggCTGGATAATTCTGCTCTGTAACCGATGCTGACACCCTCACGAGCTACAGACAGCTAATTATAGACATCATATAATCGCTTGTCTGCCTGTGATGAAGCTTTAATATCTTTAtgattataaaaacataatctgtgtgttgttgcagtgcTAAGATTGCAGCTGGAGCAGTTGTGTGTGTCGAGAGTGAAATAAGAGGAGATGTGACCATTGGTGAGAATCTGCTGCCtccatattgtgttttttttttttcatccagctggttatttatttatttatttatttatttatttatttattcagttaatgattatttttattttccaggtgCCAGAACAGTTGTCCACCCCAAAGCTCGGATCATAGCAGAGGCAGGGCCCATTATCATCGGAGAGGGCAATCTGATAGAGGAGCAGGCACTTATTATTAACAGGTACTGTGTGTATTACAGCTTAATTTCCCTGTTGGATCATCACACTCTCACCTCATctcgtctgtgtttgtgtcccctGTAGTTATCCAGAGAACATCCTGCCAGACACAGAGGGAGTGGAGCCAAAGACCATGACCATCGGGACCAACAACGTGTTTGAGGTTGGGTGTGGTATCCTctcacagagcaaacacacaggcagcgtATTGAAGATGTGCCTGAGTACATGTCAGCTGATAGAAAACAAGGAACATTTCTGGAGGCACACCAAaatatgtgtgtctgcagtgctgCCAGTCTGTAATatgtccaccagagagcactgtTAAAATGTCCCACTCATCTCTGATACCAATATGCTGAGTGTTTTAAAGCGGTTAAACCTTTAACACTTCTACTTCAGTCTCTCAAGCTCTGAAGATTGGAGACAACAATGTCATCGAGTCTAAAGGTAAGAACTGCAGTCACGCTCTTTGTGGATACAGTCATCTGTTCAGATACGTACCGGTTTATatcacactgacagactgtttATTGATGAAAGAAGCAGCCGGAAACGATTGTTATTCACTAGTTTGCATGGACAGAATGTAACtaagaacatttactcaagtagagCACAAGTTTGAGGTACTTCTTCTGtgttatacttccactccactgtaTTTTGAAGGTAGATTTggtactttttttatttgataaccTCAGTcaccagttactttgcagattacatgctgcatcgTTTAGTATTTCCatcaaattcagtcattttattggCAAATAAATGAACATAGGTTCTGATAATCAGTCATCCTAAAGTAAACACCATTATGTGAAAGTAAATATACGTACATGTCACGTTTACTTGTAGTTTTTCATAGCTAAGTACATTTATCACCAGAAAATTGAATTGACCACCTGTTAAATTCatgctccaaacaaatagggggcagggtatcaccagagtaaatgcTAACTGCTTATAACTGTACAAGTAGCTGgtgagctcagttagcagtgcagctagcaggCCTATGAGTGGACCTGAATCTGAGGCTCGGAGCACCAAGGGAGTGTTGAGGGTGTTTCCGGGGGCTAATTTCTAGATAACTCGCGTGCTTTATAGACTTCTTTGCCATAACATCAAACTTTATATTCTATTGATTATTaccttcatttgttttatgttttaagcTAAAACTCGTACATTTTgcaatttaaagtaaatttaaaatCAGATGTTTTAGGGCTTTCACTCaaaatcatataaaaatgtttctaCCAAATGTAAATCCTTTTGTTGATGTTAAATCCCAGCTGATCTCGGGAGAAACGTGATCCTGACCAGTGGGTGCATCATCGGCGCGTGCTGCCAGGTGAACACGTGCGAGGTCGTGCCGGAGAACACGGTCGTGTACGGTTCAAACTGCATCAGGCGTGTGCAGAGTGAGAAGCCACAGGTCAGCCTCCCCGCCGATACTTCTCTTCGCCTCTGTGTCACAAAGTTTTGTTCTAACCAGcgattgtttttgtgttgtttgtctcaCAGCCTCAGACTCTACAGCTCGACTTCCTGATGAAGATCCTTCCCAACTACCATCACATGAAGAAGACGGCCAAAGGCAACAGCACACCTGTGAGGAACTGAAGACAGAGACACCAGACGCTGAGACATTTCCTTCAACTTGCACTTGTGTTACCCTGTAGTCTTTATGATACCTCTGACACTGACGAGGTGATGACCATCACACACtctttatttcatcatctcTGAACACTCGGGGCAACTTCCGGCTTTGCACTTTCACTTTCAGATCAATATTTTGACtattcatcacagtttttgGACAcaaaattcaacttttttttgttgtgccaTTTTCATGTTGATCAATCataatcatatttatttataattgttCCAATAATGATCCAAACATGTTGCTATATAGATTATAATAAAGATTGCATTTCTGCTTCTTTACCATGAGGAGGGGCTGTTGAGCAAACATTTGTCCACCCTCTGTCCTGTCCGTTCTGAAGCCTTTGTTTCATCAGCTGACACAAGTATCCGATTAAAATAGGATTTTATAATAATacaactaaaaataaatgtattatccTGCTTTTCATGCCAAGAATAGTAAGAAAACCAAGTTTGTGGGCTAAATATAGTCTAAAGATGACATATTCACTGGTGACTCTTTCAAAAGAGCAATTATGGAGTAAAAACGATGCCTTAAAAGATAACCTTGGGTGTGGTGGTCCCCGTCTTGGATTCAGTGGGTTGCCAGTTCGGCCCCCTCCCACCAGGGGTTGCCAAATTGGTGCCCTGGGTACACTGGGATTTCCACACAATGCCTGTTTGATTGTAATTGACACGGGCGTGGCTGCAACTTGCATTTCCGCTGCAGCATGGGCCCGACTAATCCCTGGAGCTCCCCTCCTCATGCCTGAGTCCCTTGGGTGGTTGTCCcatctgtgctgcagcatcacagaaTTGGATGTGGATAGatagagcgtgtgtgtgtgtgtgtgtctgtgcgtgagTCAGTAGTGCGTCGCTGCCTGCAACACCTGGCATTAAAAGTTcagatgtcacatttaacaGTTGTTTCCTTTAAACTCTTAAATCTCGAGGCCACTGCTCTGTGGAGTTTTAAAGGCTTTGTGTCGTGCACAGCGCAGCAGCTCCCTGTAGGAGGCTCACAGCTGGTGTCGCACACTGCCAATACTCATTTGAACATGTCACGGTGGAGTCCCACAAGGAGTCCGCATCAACCAGGGGCTAATTATTTCAGCCGTGGAGTGCAGCCGGGGCCACGTCTCGGCTCCTTTCCGTTCTCACTTCTTCTGTTTCCC of Acanthopagrus latus isolate v.2019 chromosome 10, fAcaLat1.1, whole genome shotgun sequence contains these proteins:
- the LOC119027125 gene encoding dynactin subunit 6-like, whose amino-acid sequence is MSDAKQIMAQKSAKIAAGAVVCVESEIRGDVTIGARTVVHPKARIIAEAGPIIIGEGNLIEEQALIINSYPENILPDTEGVEPKTMTIGTNNVFEVGCVSQALKIGDNNVIESKADLGRNVILTSGCIIGACCQVNTCEVVPENTVVYGSNCIRRVQSEKPQPQTLQLDFLMKILPNYHHMKKTAKGNSTPVRN